From the genome of Nitrosomonas sp., one region includes:
- the rpsO gene encoding 30S ribosomal protein S15 produces the protein MSVTTEQKAQVVRDYQRGEGDTGSPEVQVALLTSRINDLIDHFKTHVKDHHSRRGLLRMVGRRRKLLDYLKRHNAEAYRTLIDRLGLRK, from the coding sequence ATGTCAGTAACAACTGAGCAGAAAGCACAGGTCGTGCGTGATTATCAGAGAGGTGAGGGAGATACGGGTTCTCCCGAGGTGCAGGTGGCGCTTTTGACTTCTCGAATCAATGATTTGATTGATCATTTTAAAACCCATGTTAAAGATCATCATTCACGTCGTGGCCTTTTGCGCATGGTTGGCCGTCGCCGTAAATTGCTTGATTATTTGAAACGCCATAATGCTGAGGCCTATAGAACATTGATTGACCGTCTTGGCTTACGTAAATAA
- a CDS encoding DUF502 domain-containing protein, with protein sequence MNDSHSNNTQHNERSPNIGRYVLIGALTVAPLWVTWLVFEFVLKMLAQMGEPLLRGLARAVRPHSDTIASWLLDSSFQQGVAALLTIAGLYGVGLLASFVIGKKAIELFEDILNRLPLVQTIYGATKRLLNTLSHPPVTGRRVVLISFPSSEMKAIGFITKIMHDTKTGEKLAAVYVPTSPNPTSGYIEIVPIKDVVMTDWSTEEAMTFVVTGGTNAPENINFSNPQNPQEIIQDTKKETC encoded by the coding sequence ATGAATGACTCACACTCCAATAATACGCAACACAACGAGCGTTCACCAAATATCGGGCGGTATGTACTCATTGGCGCATTGACAGTTGCGCCGCTTTGGGTAACCTGGCTGGTTTTTGAGTTTGTGCTGAAAATGCTCGCGCAAATGGGTGAACCACTGCTAAGAGGACTGGCACGCGCGGTACGTCCACACTCGGATACGATTGCCAGTTGGCTACTTGATTCGAGCTTCCAACAAGGTGTTGCTGCACTATTGACTATTGCTGGCCTTTACGGCGTCGGGCTGCTCGCTTCATTTGTAATCGGTAAAAAAGCGATTGAACTTTTTGAAGATATCCTCAACCGTTTGCCCCTGGTTCAGACAATTTACGGCGCCACCAAACGTCTTCTCAATACCCTTAGCCACCCCCCCGTTACCGGGCGCAGAGTGGTACTGATCAGCTTTCCTTCCTCTGAGATGAAAGCCATTGGCTTTATCACAAAAATCATGCATGATACTAAAACCGGTGAAAAACTGGCGGCGGTCTATGTCCCTACCTCACCCAACCCAACTTCGGGCTACATTGAAATTGTACCGATTAAAGATGTTGTGATGACCGACTGGAGCACGGAAGAAGCCATGACATTCGTGGTAACCGGCGGAACCAATGCACCTGAGAACATAAATTTCTCAAATCCCCAGAACCCGCAAGAAATCATACAGGATACAAAAAAAGAAACCTGTTAG
- the ppk2 gene encoding polyphosphate kinase 2 — MDKKSYKQELYALQVELVKFHKSVIGKGKKVCILFEGRDAAGKDGTIKRFREHLSPREARTVALGAPSDREKNAWYFQRFVPHLPVAGEIVFFNRSWYNRAGVERVMDFCKEHEYLKFIDEVGNFEHLLTHADLIFFKYYLDISKQEQKSRLRARKESPLKQWKVSPIDEKAQTLWQSYSEARDAMFVKTNFVFAPWYIVHCDNKKRTRINVIKHFLSHVDYPGKKEEKLIYDPSIVFEFDPLCYEKGMIAP, encoded by the coding sequence ATGGATAAAAAATCCTATAAACAGGAGTTGTATGCGCTACAGGTGGAACTGGTTAAATTTCACAAAAGTGTGATCGGGAAAGGGAAAAAAGTGTGCATTCTGTTTGAGGGCAGAGATGCGGCAGGCAAGGATGGCACCATCAAGCGCTTCAGAGAGCATCTCAGTCCGAGGGAGGCGCGGACAGTCGCGTTGGGCGCGCCTTCCGACCGGGAAAAGAATGCATGGTATTTTCAGCGTTTTGTGCCGCATTTGCCCGTTGCCGGTGAAATTGTGTTTTTCAATCGCAGCTGGTACAACCGCGCCGGTGTTGAACGCGTGATGGACTTCTGCAAAGAACACGAATATCTGAAGTTCATCGATGAAGTCGGTAATTTTGAGCATTTACTGACACATGCCGATTTGATTTTTTTTAAGTACTATCTGGATATTTCGAAACAGGAACAAAAATCGCGGCTCAGGGCACGCAAGGAAAGTCCGCTCAAGCAGTGGAAGGTCAGTCCTATCGACGAAAAGGCGCAAACTCTGTGGCAGTCGTATTCAGAGGCCAGGGACGCTATGTTCGTCAAAACCAATTTCGTTTTCGCGCCCTGGTATATCGTGCATTGCGATAATAAAAAACGCACACGGATAAACGTCATCAAACATTTCCTGAGTCATGTGGATTACCCAGGAAAGAAAGAGGAGAAACTGATATACGATCCGTCCATTGTGTTTGAATTCGATCCGTTATGTTACGAAAAAGGGATGATTGCACCCTAG
- a CDS encoding aspartate kinase codes for MAFYVQKYGGTSVGSTERIKNVARRVARFHAQGHQIIVVVSAMSGETNRLIALAREVQENPDPRELDVMVSTGEQVSIALLSMALKELNVKAKSYTGFQVKILTDNAFTKARILNIDANKIQADLNDGHVVIVAGFQGVDENDNITTLGRGGSDTTGVALAAALKADECQIYTDVDGIYTTDPRVVPEARRLSSITFEEMLEMASLGSKVLQLRSVEFAGKYKVKLRVLSSFEDEGQGTLITFEENRDMEQAVISGIAFNRDEAKITVLGVPDHPGIAYQILGPVADANIDVDMIIQNVSHDDLTDFSFTVHRNEFNNTMNIIREKIQPHIGARDVIGGDRIAKVSVVGVGMRSHAGIASKMFRVLAEEGINIQMIATSEIKVSVVVDEKYMELAVRVLHKAFDLEQTL; via the coding sequence GTGGCTTTTTACGTTCAGAAATACGGCGGCACCTCGGTCGGAAGCACCGAACGCATCAAGAATGTTGCTCGCAGGGTGGCCAGGTTCCATGCTCAGGGCCACCAAATTATCGTGGTTGTTTCGGCCATGAGCGGAGAAACAAATCGACTCATTGCATTGGCCCGGGAAGTGCAAGAAAATCCTGATCCACGCGAACTGGATGTCATGGTATCTACGGGAGAGCAGGTCTCTATCGCGTTGTTGTCAATGGCGTTAAAAGAACTGAACGTTAAGGCAAAAAGCTATACTGGATTCCAGGTAAAAATACTGACCGACAATGCCTTCACCAAAGCACGCATACTCAACATCGATGCGAACAAAATTCAAGCTGATCTTAATGATGGACATGTTGTAATTGTTGCCGGATTTCAGGGTGTGGATGAAAACGACAATATCACAACGCTGGGGCGGGGCGGTTCAGATACGACCGGTGTCGCGCTGGCTGCTGCATTAAAAGCAGATGAATGCCAGATATACACCGATGTTGACGGCATCTATACAACCGATCCACGTGTCGTGCCCGAGGCCAGACGTCTCAGCAGCATTACCTTTGAAGAAATGCTTGAAATGGCAAGCTTGGGTTCAAAAGTTTTGCAACTCAGATCGGTGGAGTTTGCAGGCAAGTACAAAGTCAAGTTAAGAGTTTTATCCAGCTTTGAAGATGAAGGACAAGGCACGCTGATTACTTTTGAGGAAAACAGAGATATGGAGCAGGCTGTAATTTCAGGCATTGCATTTAATCGAGATGAAGCAAAAATTACCGTTTTAGGCGTACCTGACCACCCCGGTATTGCCTACCAAATCCTAGGGCCCGTGGCGGACGCAAATATCGATGTGGACATGATTATTCAAAACGTCAGTCATGATGATCTGACAGATTTCTCGTTTACAGTCCATCGTAACGAATTTAATAACACAATGAACATCATTCGAGAAAAGATTCAGCCGCATATTGGCGCACGAGATGTTATTGGGGGCGATAGAATTGCAAAAGTTTCTGTTGTGGGTGTCGGTATGCGTTCACACGCAGGCATTGCCAGTAAAATGTTCCGCGTGCTGGCCGAAGAGGGGATCAATATTCAGATGATCGCCACCTCCGAGATCAAAGTTTCTGTAGTTGTAGATGAAAAATATATGGAACTAGCAGTACGTGTTTTACACAAAGCATTCGACTTGGAGCAAACGCTATAA
- the pnp gene encoding polyribonucleotide nucleotidyltransferase has product MKPIKKSITYGRHQLTLETGEIARQAHGAVMVTMDDTVVLVTVVGAKKVSPGQDFFPLTVDYQEKFYAAGRIPGSFFKREGRPSEKETLTSRLIDRPIRPLFPEGFYNEVQVVATVLSSNEEVDADIPAIIGTSAALVLSGIPFDGPIGAARVGFINNEYVLNPTTSELKDTQLNLVVAGTQQAVLMVESEAMELSEDIMLGAVVYGHDQMQSVINAINELADEAGVSAWDWESPEKDTALEERVIQMAEQDLRQAFKIKQKQERTEAIAVVRQKCVEEIGVGSEDGPEPNAFEEAFFALESKIVRNQILDGEPRIDGRGTRTVRPISIRSGVLPRTHGSALFTRGETQALAVATLGTARDEQKIDSLQGDYSERFMLHYNMPPYATGETGRVGTPKRREIGHGRLAKRALIAVLPSQEEFGYSLRVVSEITESNGSSSMASVCGGCLALMDAGVPLKAHVAGIAMGLIKDGKRFAVLTDILGDEDHLGDMDFKVAGTENGITALQMDIKIQGITKEIMHAALLQACEGRMHILGIMKEAMPVTRDSISIHAPRIIKIKINPEKIRDVIGKGGAVIRTLTEETGTSIDITDDGQVTIACVNAENGEIARKRIEDLTAEVEVGRVYDGTVLKLLDFGAIVSVLPGKDGLLHISQIANERVNTVADHLSEGQSVRVKVLEADDKGRLRLSMKAVANEEISGGTAEATDATEN; this is encoded by the coding sequence TTGAAACCTATCAAGAAGAGTATTACCTACGGGCGCCATCAACTTACCCTGGAAACAGGAGAAATAGCCAGACAGGCTCATGGCGCGGTTATGGTTACAATGGACGATACAGTTGTTTTAGTGACTGTCGTTGGTGCAAAAAAAGTGAGTCCTGGTCAGGATTTTTTTCCACTCACGGTTGACTATCAGGAAAAATTTTATGCTGCGGGAAGAATACCCGGCAGTTTTTTTAAGCGTGAAGGCCGGCCCTCGGAAAAGGAAACATTGACTTCACGACTGATTGATCGTCCGATACGTCCGCTCTTTCCCGAAGGTTTTTATAATGAAGTACAAGTTGTGGCGACTGTGTTGTCGTCCAATGAAGAAGTTGACGCCGATATCCCTGCGATCATAGGCACATCTGCTGCGCTTGTATTGTCAGGTATTCCATTTGATGGGCCAATTGGTGCTGCGCGAGTTGGCTTTATCAACAATGAATATGTTTTGAACCCGACAACATCAGAACTTAAAGATACCCAACTCAATCTTGTGGTGGCTGGAACACAACAGGCGGTATTGATGGTGGAATCTGAAGCAATGGAACTGTCCGAAGACATCATGCTCGGCGCAGTTGTATATGGTCATGATCAAATGCAGTCGGTGATTAACGCAATCAATGAACTGGCTGATGAAGCCGGTGTGTCTGCATGGGATTGGGAATCGCCGGAGAAAGACACTGCATTGGAAGAAAGAGTCATACAAATGGCGGAACAGGATTTACGTCAGGCTTTCAAGATCAAGCAAAAGCAAGAGCGCACTGAGGCCATTGCTGTAGTGCGTCAAAAATGTGTTGAAGAAATCGGTGTGGGTAGTGAAGACGGGCCTGAGCCGAATGCATTTGAAGAAGCATTCTTTGCACTGGAATCTAAAATTGTACGTAATCAGATACTCGATGGCGAGCCTCGTATTGATGGACGGGGTACCCGAACCGTTAGACCGATTAGTATTCGCAGCGGTGTTCTGCCGCGTACCCATGGGTCGGCGTTGTTTACCCGGGGTGAAACACAGGCACTGGCAGTGGCGACGCTGGGAACTGCACGCGATGAGCAGAAAATTGACTCTTTGCAGGGCGACTATTCAGAACGTTTTATGCTGCACTATAATATGCCGCCATACGCAACGGGTGAAACTGGGCGTGTCGGTACGCCGAAGCGACGTGAAATTGGTCATGGCCGTCTCGCCAAGCGAGCACTTATTGCCGTACTGCCTTCCCAGGAAGAGTTTGGCTACTCTTTGCGGGTTGTTTCTGAAATTACGGAATCAAACGGTTCCAGTTCTATGGCTTCGGTATGCGGCGGTTGCTTGGCGCTAATGGATGCGGGTGTTCCTTTAAAGGCTCATGTGGCTGGGATCGCCATGGGTTTGATCAAAGACGGAAAACGCTTTGCCGTATTGACTGACATCCTTGGTGACGAGGATCACCTGGGCGATATGGATTTCAAGGTGGCCGGTACGGAAAATGGGATTACCGCATTACAGATGGATATCAAGATACAGGGGATTACCAAAGAGATCATGCACGCCGCATTGCTGCAAGCATGTGAAGGGCGGATGCATATTCTCGGTATTATGAAAGAAGCAATGCCAGTCACGCGTGATAGTATTTCTATCCATGCACCACGCATCATTAAAATCAAAATCAATCCAGAGAAAATTCGCGATGTTATCGGGAAGGGAGGGGCAGTTATTCGGACATTGACCGAAGAAACCGGTACATCCATTGATATTACAGACGATGGACAGGTCACAATTGCTTGCGTTAATGCAGAGAACGGAGAAATTGCTCGGAAACGTATTGAAGATCTGACTGCTGAAGTCGAAGTCGGCAGAGTTTATGATGGTACCGTTCTGAAATTACTGGATTTTGGCGCTATCGTGAGTGTTTTGCCAGGTAAAGATGGGTTGTTGCATATTTCGCAAATTGCCAATGAGCGTGTCAATACTGTTGCAGACCACTTAAGCGAAGGCCAGTCGGTGCGCGTTAAAGTGCTTGAGGCGGATGATAAAGGTCGTCTGCGGTTGAGTATGAAAGCGGTTGCAAATGAGGAAATATCAGGGGGCACGGCTGAAGCGACCGATGCCACTGAGAATTAG
- a CDS encoding low molecular weight phosphotyrosine protein phosphatase: MNLYQNKKTKVLFVCMGNICRSPTADAVFKQTVLKSGLEDEIFVDSAGTHAYHIGEPPDRRAQSMALKRGYNMNDLRARKVVSDDFVHFDYILAMDNENLELLKQRCPQPYSNKIELLMRYSKGIYSDQEVADPYFGGDQGFEMVLDMIEEASQGLLEHICGRK, translated from the coding sequence ATGAATTTATATCAAAATAAAAAAACCAAGGTGCTTTTTGTCTGCATGGGCAATATTTGCCGATCGCCTACTGCAGATGCTGTTTTTAAGCAAACGGTACTGAAATCAGGACTTGAAGATGAAATTTTTGTAGATTCGGCTGGAACACATGCCTATCATATTGGCGAGCCACCAGACCGCCGTGCGCAAAGTATGGCCTTGAAGCGCGGTTATAACATGAACGATCTGCGTGCCCGTAAAGTTGTTTCTGATGATTTTGTTCATTTCGACTACATTCTGGCGATGGACAATGAAAATCTTGAATTATTGAAACAACGTTGTCCGCAGCCGTATAGCAACAAAATTGAATTGCTGATGCGCTATAGCAAAGGAATCTACAGCGATCAGGAAGTGGCCGATCCTTATTTTGGCGGTGATCAGGGGTTTGAAATGGTGCTGGATATGATTGAAGAAGCCAGTCAGGGATTGCTTGAACATATTTGTGGCAGAAAGTAG
- a CDS encoding SEC-C domain-containing protein, with protein MKTKATGCPCGSGKVYADCCARYLDHGEMPETAEVLMRSRYTAYTLNHEHYLLATWHHNTRPASLELTDQPQQRWLGLTVKRFEQTASDSATVEFVARYKVSGRAYRLHEISRFVLENGCWFYVDGNFV; from the coding sequence ATGAAGACTAAAGCAACAGGCTGTCCGTGTGGCAGCGGTAAAGTATATGCAGATTGTTGCGCCCGATATCTGGATCATGGCGAAATGCCTGAGACTGCCGAGGTGTTGATGCGCTCACGCTACACGGCGTACACCTTGAATCACGAGCATTATCTTTTGGCGACATGGCATCACAATACGCGCCCCGCTTCACTCGAGTTGACAGATCAGCCGCAACAGAGGTGGTTGGGCCTGACGGTGAAACGTTTTGAACAAACGGCATCGGATAGTGCCACTGTTGAATTTGTGGCACGCTATAAAGTAAGTGGGCGCGCTTATCGTTTGCATGAAATCAGCCGGTTTGTGTTAGAAAATGGATGCTGGTTTTATGTCGATGGTAATTTTGTCTGA
- a CDS encoding dynamin family protein: protein MSHSSTQITKLLNSLEKHLADEHPDNPVLVKAVRSFRKMDYIAYSMGLLNRDESYATCVTWWPMIAVLGTFSAGKSTFINTHLGMKLQRTGNQAVDDKFTVICYSRHNEAKTLPGVALDADPRFPFFHISKSIEEISEAGQERIDAYLQLKTCPSEKIRGKILIDSPGFDADSQRASTLRLTQHIINLSDLVLVFFDARHPEPKAMQDTLAYLVSASVNRADANKFLYILNQMDVTAQEDNPEEVVSAWQRSLAEVGLIAGRFYRIYNPDVAVPISNPKVKERFEKKREEDMADIHTRMQQIEVERSYRIVGKLEQTAKGIKNQVIVKLKEMMREWKSKVLMLDGVIFSTLAVLAGAALHYTESWDSLSMFLPGSESFSLVALLTVLTGLGFVHFTVRSKVANRIKKKLAQEMGNDHEACKQYTQAFSKSTASYRSMLFKNPAGWNEVTAQTIDEIVDESNDYIQELNDQFTNPSGNGRENSQVSSD, encoded by the coding sequence ATGTCACATAGTTCAACTCAAATCACTAAACTCCTCAATAGTCTGGAAAAGCATCTGGCTGACGAACATCCAGATAACCCTGTACTGGTCAAGGCAGTCAGAAGCTTCAGGAAAATGGATTATATTGCCTACAGTATGGGATTGCTTAACAGAGATGAATCGTATGCAACCTGTGTAACCTGGTGGCCGATGATTGCTGTTTTGGGGACTTTCTCTGCGGGTAAATCAACCTTTATTAATACCCACCTGGGGATGAAATTACAACGCACAGGCAACCAAGCCGTTGATGACAAATTTACCGTAATCTGTTACAGCCGGCATAATGAGGCTAAAACGTTGCCGGGTGTTGCACTTGATGCTGATCCGCGTTTTCCCTTTTTTCACATCAGCAAGAGTATTGAGGAAATCTCCGAAGCCGGACAGGAGCGTATCGACGCATACCTGCAATTAAAAACCTGTCCGTCAGAGAAAATTCGAGGCAAGATCCTGATCGATTCCCCAGGTTTCGATGCGGACAGTCAACGCGCATCTACACTGCGTCTGACGCAGCACATTATTAATCTTTCTGACTTGGTTCTGGTGTTTTTCGATGCACGTCATCCGGAGCCAAAAGCAATGCAGGACACACTTGCCTATCTGGTTTCTGCAAGTGTCAATCGCGCAGATGCCAATAAATTTCTGTATATTCTTAACCAGATGGATGTTACAGCCCAGGAAGATAATCCGGAGGAAGTGGTATCGGCCTGGCAGCGTTCACTCGCTGAAGTTGGTCTGATTGCCGGCCGTTTTTACCGTATCTATAACCCGGACGTGGCTGTACCGATCAGCAATCCAAAAGTGAAAGAGCGTTTTGAGAAGAAACGTGAAGAGGACATGGCTGATATCCATACACGTATGCAACAAATTGAAGTGGAGCGCTCATATCGTATCGTCGGCAAGCTTGAGCAGACTGCAAAAGGCATTAAAAACCAAGTGATTGTCAAATTGAAAGAAATGATGCGCGAATGGAAAAGCAAAGTGCTGATGCTGGATGGTGTTATATTTTCGACTTTGGCGGTTCTTGCAGGCGCAGCTTTGCACTATACCGAATCATGGGATTCGCTCAGCATGTTTTTACCCGGTAGTGAGTCGTTTTCTCTCGTTGCACTACTGACGGTACTCACGGGTCTGGGATTTGTTCATTTTACCGTGCGCAGCAAAGTAGCAAACAGGATTAAGAAAAAATTGGCTCAGGAAATGGGTAACGATCACGAAGCGTGCAAGCAATATACCCAGGCATTCAGTAAAAGTACGGCTTCTTATCGTTCCATGCTGTTTAAAAATCCGGCTGGCTGGAATGAAGTGACGGCGCAGACTATTGATGAGATTGTTGACGAATCCAATGATTATATTCAGGAATTGAATGATCAATTTACCAATCCGTCGGGCAATGGCCGAGAGAATTCGCAGGTCTCATCGGATTGA